In Columba livia isolate bColLiv1 breed racing homer chromosome Z, bColLiv1.pat.W.v2, whole genome shotgun sequence, one DNA window encodes the following:
- the RPL37 gene encoding large ribosomal subunit protein eL37: MTKGTSSFGKRRNKTHTLCRRCGSKAYHLQKSTCGKCGYPAKRKRKYNWSAKAKRRNTTGTGRMRHLKKVYRRFRNGFREGTTPKPKRAAVAASSSS, encoded by the exons ACGAAGGGTACATCGTCATTTGGTAAGCGACGAAACAAGACGCACACCCTGTGTCGTCGATGTGGGTCCAAGGCGTACCACCTGCAGAAATCTACCTGTGGGAAATGTGGTTACCCTGCTAAGCGCAAGAGAAAGT ATAACTGGAGTGCAAAGGCTAAGAGACGCAACACCACTGGTACTGGTCGCATGAGGCACCTGAAAAAGGTCTACCGTCGATTCAG GAATGGATTCCGTGAGGGAACAACACCAAAGCCCAAGAGAGCAGCTGTTGCAGCCTCCAGTTCATCATAA